The sequence acttgttgtcctcggaatttcctcggaaattcatttcctcggaattccgtcggaaatttccgagggatttccgaggaaaaatgaatttccgaggagttatttccgaggacttttttcgtcggtatgtcgtcggaatagcgttattccgacgacataccgacgattttttccctcagtatgtcgctgttttcttgtagtgtatttGTTATTGTAGATCTTTTATTAATATGTGTGCGAAAGTAAAACACTTAACTATCTCAAacgttttttttgtcaaatatgTGAAATCGTTTCATGTTGAAATGGTTACAAGATACAAGAGAATACTTTAGTCCTATAGCTGcaattaggggtgggcgttcgggtacccgttcgggttcgggtcgggtatttcggattttcgggtatttcggtatagaggtctagaacccgttcgggtatttctgtacttcggatcgggttcgggtatttttagttcggattcggttatttcggatcgtgttcggatatttagattttgaaaaaaaaaaattaaaattttcatttctcaaatttgttgtatttaaaaatataactttcagttaattaatttttttatttttaatagattgaatggttaatagatttggacataacattttaaaactaaaaagacattaatttagttacttttttttaattttggatgtaactttttgttaatttttgaaataaaaaacttgacatgcattttaagtgagcagcaaatcatttttttctgaaattgtatgtatatcatatgaacttaaagtatgtgtagtatcaatataaatattttatataaaatgagagatataaactagaaatataaggttaattaaatatatgttcggttatcttcggatatccattcgggttcggatattatccgttcgggttcgggtatccaatctctccttattcaatacccgttcgggtattgagctacttcggttcggatttcggttcgggtttttcggatcgggttcgggtgccacttcggatatcgggtaaagtgcccacccctagctGCAACAAAGCAAAGTCTACTTAAGAATCCCCcgaaaagataaaaaaagacTCAGATAATATATTAGGACCAATCTTAATCAAGTAGCCCAGGATTAATGCTAAACAGGAGATTAAGGAAACAGCGATAGCTACCAGTTGACCAATTTATGGAAACAGCAATCTCAAACGTTCTTGGGAAAACAACACATACAGATAATGATGTGTTATAAAGGCATAGGAAATTTAGGAAGGCCCGTCGTAGTCGTGCCATGATTTGCTACGGTGGCATTGAAGAAGCAAGATATTATTAGGCCAATCGATTCCTGCAACACTTGATATATTTTATGGGGTCAGtccttaattaattatttatacatGTTATCATTTTACAGACTAAGTTATGACTTAATTTTCCTTTCTCTCTAAGTTTACGAATACATTATTCACGATTAATTTGGTTTCCAGTTCGGCCAGGTTCGACTATTCAAACCAAATACGACCATTTTCTTTATCTTAAGAGATTGTCgattttttttatgtgtttttctAACAACTCCAGTTGGTTTACCCATAGGAGCTTTTCTTATACGTTTTACTAATTAGTTCTTATttacaaaggaaaagaaaactGTTTTACTTCATATACGTAAATAGTTCTTCATGTACTAAGAAAACAatctaaaataaagaaaataactgTTAGGGAGCAATAATGGTGGATATTTTACAAAACACTGTGTCTGTACATGTATGTACATTGCATGGATCGAACGTCTACCTACGTGAAAAGCAAGTCATCAGGTCTGACCACTCTGAAATTCAGACtctcattaatatttttactctttaaaatatatttcattggCTTCTTAAGAATTATAATACATTTAAGAAACATTATTTATTCTatttaataatttgaaaaatatatttgttttacttGTCGGCCTAATACAAAGACTGAGTGAGCAAGGCTGAGATTCTTCTGTTCAGCATGTTTCCCTTATcaagaactctcttctctattcTTCTTACAGCCTTACAGTTACTATACACTGTTCATGATTCCATCACTCTCTACATACTCTGCTTACAATTCGATTTTTCTATTAGAAAATCGATCTCTGCAATATTATGAATTGATTGCGCATCTCACTTTCCACACCAGTTAACACCTCGTTATATATTATCTTCGGAGTCCagcctataatatttataaatttgtatcactgttatttaaactctttttcatcgtacatggacatctttctaattttatatcaattaattttgtaaaattttatctaAATCTCTAAATTAGTAAATTAATCATTataaatcgttattttctagagaaacataGACAACAAAAATTCCAATCTTCTTTCACcatcattatatattattttaggatgcaactatgcattaaaacaatattgttatatttttgaatttgttcaaaatctatgtataaACCCATACGAAATATTGAGTATTACGTGAAACGccctatatactaaagcctacactttttagtattgttttaaaatttataaccatattatacatttgtattaatgtatgttaaactctcttttatggtatatgagaatcattataactttttaatcaatttatttagtaaaacttcataatactcaataaataggtggaataaccactgtagaatcacaattttcttgaaaaatggggacaacaaaggctccaaacctctttgaacatcatcatatgttagtgcatgatgcaactatgcattaaaacaataatgccaaattttttgaaattttctcaaaatctatgtgtttttggtaaatgctttatatactgaagcatataatctttagggttattttaaaatttgaaaccacattataaatttgtattaatgttatttaaactctctttcatggtacatgagcatctttctaattttatatcaattaattttgtaaaactcaTGTAATTCCTAAATTAGtagactaaccattataaaatcgctattttctagataaacatagacaacaaaagtttcaagcctctttgaccatcatcatacgttagtttatgatgcaactatgcattaaaacaatattttttatttttgaattatttcaatatttatgtataaatccatacgaaatattgagttttacgttaaacgctctatatactgaagcctaaactttttagtgttgttttaaaatttctaaccacattatacatttgtattaatgtatgttaaattatcttttatggtatatgagaatcattataattttttaatcaatttatttagtaaaacttcataatactccctaaatagGTGGAATAACCACCGTAGAATcgagtgtttcaaaaaaaaaaaccactgTAGAATCGCCAGTTTCTTAAAAAACGAGGACAacaaatgctccaaacctctttaaatatcatcatatgttagtgcaggatgcaactatgcattaaaaatattttgtcaaattttttgaaattttctcaaaatctatgtattaacccctacgaaaatattgagtttttggtaaatactttatatactgaagcctataatctttagggTTATTTGAGAATTTGtaaccacattctaaatttgtatcaATGTTATTTAAACTCTTTTTTATCGAACATGGAcatctttctaattttatatcaattaattttgtaaaactttatgtaatccctaaattagtggactaaccattataaaatcgttattttctagagaaacataGATAACAAATGTTCCAAGGCtttttgaccatcatcatatgttagtttaggatgcaactatgcattaaaacaatattattatatctttaattttttcaaaatctatgtataaACCCATacgaaatattgagttttacgttaaacgctctatatagTGAAGCCTAAActttttagtgttattttaaaatatctaaccacattatatatttgtattaatgtatataaaactctctttcatggtatatgagaatcgttataattgtgtttatcaatttatttagtataactttataatactccttaaatagGTGGAATAACTACTATAGAATCgtcattttcttgaaaaacggaaacaacaaagtttctaaaactctttaaacatgtataattttttaaaaaaaatttcaaaaatctaTGTATATGTTGCTTTTGTTTGTCATTGACTCCTTTCTAAGAAATAATCACTTCTtcacttattaatttcttttaaaataaatccAAAGTGATCATTATGAATTTGTCGGCATCTAGCTATCTTATGTCAAATATTCTTAAGTGAACTTATATTCGTGATTTTGGTACCGTGGTCCCCAACTTTGCGATCAAGAATGTCTTtcagttttaatttttgaacgGTATGATTGCTGAGGAATATTATATTCTGATTCATACACAACAATGGAAAAATAGATCTCGTTATTAGCAAATTAAAGAGAGAGATCTTCACTGatagaacaaaaatatattatataaaacagATCATGGTTGAGGCAACTTTCCCTTTTTTCAATAAAAACCAAAGTTTGCTTTAACGAGAATCATGACATTTTCATATCGAAAGGGTCACCGATGACTAATGTTGTAAATCTAGGAAATAGTAACTCAGTGTTTATCTTAAGTAAGCCATATTTTTGGATGTGTTATCTCACTAATGAAACTCGTTTTAAGTAATTTCTTCGTTTTAGTGTACCCTCATATGAATTATATACGTCTTATTAACCATAAAGTACGAATTTATAATCAATGTACGAATACATTGGTGATGTACGAATGAATAAAGGCCCTACCgcatatatattattgttatatattttgagAATTATTGTTTGCATGTGGAACAGTGACCCATCTTAGTAGTAGTATAGTTGATATTTTAATCTTTTAATTTCACTTTCGTtagtttcacaaaaaaaaaaaatcactttcgCGCAAATGCATCCTTCGCCTCTACCCGACGTGGAAACTAGAGGCCACCTTCGGAGCACCTCCTTCCccatttttgtttcaaaaaggtACTCCATCTGTTCTTATATATAGGATgttttacaaaattttgatatttttatatataaaatgttttcatttttctaagtaacttttactttattaaaaactatataaccaatcatattttaatagtatattttataattggttgaatatcattaatttatagttttaactATATTTTCTAGACAAAAGATAGTTTTCTTAAATGTCTTTTTCTAtttaaacatcttatatttaggaATAGAGGGagtacatattttatattttcaatgtaatTTTGGTCAACTAATAATGAGAAGTTGTGAAGTGATATCTTGCATAATTACATTGTTTTAACCCTCTATTTCTTGCATGTTTTGATCATCTAGATTAGGAATCATGCATTTTAGTCTCTTTTTGCACTGCATAAGTCTCTATCAGGTTTTGGAGTTTCCATTGGAGATATTAGAGGTACTTGGAAGCATTTGGGATCAAAAAGGGAGTGGAAAATGCTGTTTAGGCGAGCAAAGCACCAGAGCGGGGTACGGGAGCGACGTGCGACACCCGCTCCAGAAGAATCGAAGGCTGGCGCGACGTCTTGCACCGAGGTGATACACCCGCTCCAAGCCCAACTTCTTGTCGACGACTTTCATTATGCGGAGCGACCTATGGCAGCGACGTCACTCACCCGCGGCGGATGCAGAGCGACCTCTGGAGCGACGTCATCAACCCGCGCGCGTTTTGGAGAGGTGAAGCATGTGTTTCGGAGCGACCTATGGGAGCGACCTAGTGCACCCGCGCCGCGTTTTATCTTATGTCgaaaacttatgttttatttggGCTTTTGAAGTGATTAATTAAGCCCATTAGGTTTTAGAAGTCACATAAATACTCTCTAAACCTAATTGTAGGATCTtatcttgttttctatctaatcacaaaagaacttttaggtgaaagatcctatcttgatcatttttctcttgtgattgcttgattatcttgatcactaatcatgattagCACCAAATCATCTTTGATTCTTGGGCTCATCATGGAAAATAGTGAGTAGTCatctttggattcatgggttagagagattaagggtgattaagcTAGATCTAAGGTGTTTAGGTGTAGATCAATCttattccttgctagtagagggcttttaatgcaactttagagttggcctctctaaagttgagctctaggcatttcatacccggaaggtgtttgatgaaatgcctgaaccaactctcctaagcttttaacatcctttaccaaagggatttgttgttaaaggtgttaagatggCTAGTAGACTTGTGATTAATGATTACCtagataacattcaaccaaagggatttgatgcttgagttatctaggtaaatgagcattcatctagggatagagtttgcttaggattgtgtctaggtCTAAGGTAGATATAGATTGGTTCAAAGTTGACACCTTTAGGTTGAATCTTGATCACCCAAGATTGATTCCCATAGCCCATGAGTTCTCCCTTCTTATAAGAAAGAAAGCTTTGTCCTTTATTGCATTTTAGGTAGTAATCTAGTTTAAAAACATCTCAAAAACTAgtagcacttagattaagcatggtcttgcattccctttgctttagaatcacttagaactggtttgacatcctttatactacaacatttgattaggagccttgaaactcCTATCATCATGAagttcaaaaacattaattgcatttttaaaaatcttattagtttaaaaatttagaaaatatagaaTTACAAAAAGTCATGCATTTATAGCtaagttttaaaatgttttattaaaaagtatgaaaattttaaaacatggaTCTTTTAGAAATTGTGGGAGTATATGACTATATAGAGAGATTGTTAGATTTTTCAATTTCCTAATCTAGAATTATGTCAACTAAATATAGTTATAGTTGTGTCAGTATCGAAATCCAATACAATTTGAATGTGATTATATTGTGATATATTGGGAAATACAAAGGAAATGCATAAATTACTAGAAAAAatgtttcttatatatatttttgatatttcctATACTAGTCTGAActgaattttgaaatttatcaTTCAAAGTATCGAAATTGGTTTTGTTATAAGAAAAACGAGGTGAATGAAGTATAATTCAAAGAATTGACCTCCTTACAATATTTGATAAAATCAAAGGAGatggaaaagaagaagataaggtGTCAATTAATTTGGCGGTGAAGAAACAATAAATAGGGTAGGTGACAAACCTAAAACCTTGTTATTTGTCTGCAATCCATGGAAGAGAGAagcatatatttatttatttcttatttaaataaattaagaaacgaagaaaagaaaataaaccaAAGAAAGCTCGAAAATAACCCTAAAACAAGTTATAGAAAATCGACGGCATCGTTTCGGTGTGCCTAATGAGGATACTGTTGATGGGAGAGGGTCTTATAATATACGGTTACAAATGTGGCACGTGACTCAGCTCTCATCACTAAATAcaataaaatctttttttttgctcacaATCTTCATTAGTTCCACTAATTTTTCCTTACAAACGAATATTTCTGATTCATTGGTTCATGACATGTGAAAAAAATTACGCTGGAATTTCGCAAATTCAGAATTCCGATAGCAGTATTTTACATAACATCAATAGTTATTTTATACGaaactttaaattaataattaatcagGTGAATAAACTTATATGCTGAGAGCATCACTAGCTACAACGAGGTGAATTAGATAGATAGTTCAattctgatatttttttgtcaaaaaaaggTTCAGTTCTgatatttgtttgattttcaaattaaaGCGGTAAAAAATCATGATAAATCTAATAATGATATCATTCTAAATACGAATTTGAATGTTTAGTTCCATGAAATGAATATCGAAATGAGGATTAAAAAATTCAGTGAACATTAGGATTGAAGCAATAAAAGTGTGAAAAGGGAACAATAAAGCCAAATGGTTAGGGATTAGACAGATTGAAATGTTGGGGAGCATAAAAGCCAATAATTTGGTAATTTTGCAGAGGACACCCTCTTATTGCGGCcaattaatttaatttgattttcaaataaattCACAAACATGTCTCTcgaaaattttcttataaagtTCTCAGTGCAGAGGAAAcctttttttatgaaatacGAAGATTTAAAAGCTGAATGACagatttaaaagtaaaaaaaaaaggtacacGAATTATTAAACATGACAATATCTAATGTGAAAAAACTGTTTGGTTTTTAGGATATATATATccataattaatgattttagaGTCATTTCTTGCTCTTAGAAGTAGGGATATAGAAATGTGCAAGTATCTACTTATTCAGGGGCTCACAAAGTAAATAATACTTTAATAAATGGGAAAAATATCCTAGACTGCAGCCAAAATAATGATGTTACCTAATAATTCAAGGGAATAATTTTATAGGCAACCCTTTGTTTTCCAAAAAGGTTGTGTCAATTATGGAGTCACATGTGCAAATTGCCTTAAAACTATCCCCATacaaaaaatccaaaatattaaTGAAACTCGGTAGTAAAAAATCTACAGAGGAAATGGAAAAGTGTCTTCAGATCATTATTTAAAAACCAATTCTACAGCCAAGATTTAAAGAAGAATGCCTCGATGGCTCGATGTATTATTTTATCTAACCTTGCATTGAAATGAATATATATGCATCAATGCATGTATTCAAATTATTTGATAGGAGATAATGAGAACTAAGACACATGGACATGGtacaaaaacttaaaacataCAGTATACATACAAAATCTCATACAAAAAGATCTGTATGTAGTATCCATAGACCATACCATACATCGGTTTCTTCCCTCTCTCGCCCACACTCAtacaagaagaaaaataaaaaaaaatgttattaagTCATGGGACCATATCTGTAGCTTACATTCGACCTTTTTCGTGAACTACACGATCAGTCTCTCCCTCTCTAAAAAAAGCTCaatcttttctctctttctttggaATTAAAAGGGTAGAGCCTTTACTTTTTCCTTCTCTTTCAGCTGAGTATAAATCTAAAAATGGACGATCATCATCCTCAGTATGGTGTACCGGAGCTCCGGCAGCTCATGCAAGGCGGGGGGAGGGCGACTACGACGGAATCACCGTCGACCTCTTCTCATTTTCCCTCCGACTTCTTTGGCTTTAACCTAGCTCCGGCTGCGCCCCCTCCGCCGCCGCAACACCACCGGCTACATCAGTTCACTACAGATCAGGAAATGGGTTTCTTACCACGTGGCATACATGGACTGGGTGGGAATTCTTCGACGGCTGGAAATAACAGTAACTTAAACGCTAGCAGCAGCGGTGGAGCAGTTGGGTTTAGCGGGTTTCTGGACGGAGGAGGTTTCGGAGGCAGCAGCGGAGGAAATGGTGGAGGAACAGGGAGATGGCCGAGACAAGAAACCCTAACTCTGCTGGAGATTAGATCTCGTCTTGATCATAAGTTCAAAGAAGCTAATCAAAAGGGACCTCTATGGGATGAAGTTTCTAGGTTTGCTTCactctaatctctctctcttcttatttttcataaaaatattaaaaaatattaagcaCATTTCTCAAACCAATTCAtaccataagagtcttttgaTTCATCGACACTGTCTCCTATTTAAAAGTTAGTCAATTAggagaaaattaattaatttccaATGGAAGAAAACATTCATTTCTAAACACTAAACAGCTACatcttcaaaaaatattaataaaatttaagcaTTTTGTTTTCTGGGTTTTTTTCAGATTTGACCTTTCATACGATTTCTTGTTAAAAATTAGACCTTTCAAGTGATAATCCCGAAGACAAGTTAATCCTTTTTCTGCATTAATGACTAGAAAGAATGTGATCTCAACAATTCCCTTGGGCTCCTCAATTTCAACATACTTTTTCAGCTGATCAATATAGGGACACATAAATATTACATTccacctatatatatgtaaatatacacaCACATATTGATGTGTATCTGCAGACTGCAGAGTGGTCAGTTAAAAACAATTTCTCTAGGAGTCGTTTTGGTTTGGTCAAGAGAATGACCAGACCTTGGCAGTTTCAGTTAAGACATTAGCAGGTGCTTTAAAACCCCAAAAGggtaaaacatagaaaatagtaaaataaaaagatttattATCTTCTTTGACTTTGATTctagttttctccttttttacTGATAACTTCTGATTCATCTTTCTTAGCTTCTGGAGATATGTACCCTCTTCTTTTGTGTAACTATGCATAGAAACATGTTCTTGTGTTATACTATTAGTCCACTAGTAAGTCTCCAAAACAATCTTGGTCCGGAAGTTATAACCAGTGTATGTTAGAAAAAACAAACTTTTATGTGGGTCATTATCTAATCTTAACCAAATAGACCATACATGTTATTCTATATACATTTTATgcatgaaaaatatatatatatgaatatcgTATGAACAGTCAATGATTCAAACCTAGTTTCAAGATTAGGGTATTCAAATTTCAATCGAAACATGAAGTATTGTACATGTAGTCTTATTTTGCTTTAACATTTAGGATTATGTCTGAGGAACATGGATACCAAAGGAGTGGGAAGAAATGCAGAGAGAAGTTTGAGAACCTTTACAAATACTATAAGAAGACTAGAGAAGGCAAAGCCGGAAGACAAGACGGTAAACACTATAGATTTTTCCGGCAGCTTGAGGCGCTCTACGGTGATTCCAACAACTTGGTTCCTTGTCCCAGTCATAACACACAGTTCATGAGCAATGCTCTTCATGGTTTCCACACCCAAAACGGTATGAACGTTACTACAACAACGTCTAACATTCATAACGTTGATAGTGTTCATGGTTTCCATAGTCAAAGCCTAAGCCTTTCTAACAACTACAACTCCTCCGAGCTGGAGCTGATGACTTCCTCTTCTGAGGGGAATGATTCTAGTAGAAGAAGGAAAAAGAGGAGTTGGAAAAATAAGATAAAGGAGTTCATTGATGTGAACATGAAAAGGTTGATAGAAAGTCAAGATGTTTGGCTTGAGAAGTTGACAAAGGTTATTGAAGACAAAGAGGAACAAAGGATGATGAAAGAAGAGGAATGGAGAAAGAGTGAAGCTGCGAGAATCGCTAAAGAGCATTTGTTTTGGTCTAAAGAGAGGGAGAGGATGGAAGCTAGGGATGTGGCTGTGATTGAGGCTTTGCAGTTTTTGACCGGAAAGACGTTGATAAAGCCGTTATGTTCATCCCCAGAGGAGAGGATTAATGGTAATATTgagattcaaaagaatagtgAGAATCAGAATGAGAATGAAAGCGACCAAACAATGACTAACAATGTTTCTATTGAAGGAAGTGGTAGCTGCTGGAATGAGCAAGAGATCACAAAGCTTATGGAGATAAGAACTAGTATGGACTCGGCGTTTCAAGAGATATTGGGAGGATGCTCGGATGATTTTTTATGGGAGGAAGTCGCAGGGAAAATGGCTCAGTTAGGGTTCGATCAGAAAAGTGCCTTGTTATGCAAGGAAAAGTGGGAGTGGATAAGCAATGgaaagaagaaaatgaacaaGAAAAGGAAGGACAATTCGTCGAGCTGCGGCGGTTACTATCCAACAACCGAAGAAAATACGATCTACAACAATCAAGAAAGTGGATATAATGATAATGATCAGCGTCATCAGATGAATGAACAAGGCAATGTGGGTTCTTCAACATCAAATGTAAACGCAGCCGCTGGAAACCCGAGCGGTGCAATGACCGCTAATACAAACTGCTTCCCGTTCTTCATGGGAGACGGAGATCAGAATCTGTGGGAGAGTTATGGTTTGAGGCTAAATAAAGGAGAGAATCATGAGTGAGTAATTAATTTCCAACGAAGAAGGTAATCATGAGGTTAGCTAATTCTTTTGAGTTAGTTTTATGAGAGATAAACCTTGACTTAACTATTATATACGTCACACGATGCTTAGAATGAAAGGGATAGATTTGGTTGGGGCATACCGACCAAATTATAAGATGAAAGTCAAATTAAAGTAGGCTATAACCAATTCttattatgttttcattttgtCATTTTGTAAGACTTCTTATATGTTTTTCTAGTACTGAACCTTGATTCTAGTAGTAAACAGATGCATCTATATACCTGATATATGCTACTACAAAGATCGC comes from Brassica rapa cultivar Chiifu-401-42 chromosome A02, CAAS_Brap_v3.01, whole genome shotgun sequence and encodes:
- the LOC103850507 gene encoding trihelix transcription factor PTL-like isoform X2, which produces MDDHHPQYGVPELRQLMQGGGRATTTESPSTSSHFPSDFFGFNLAPAAPPPPPQHHRLHQFTTDQEMGFLPRGIHGLGGNSSTAGNNSNLNASSSGGAVGFSGFLDGGGFGGSSGGNGGGTGRWPRQETLTLLEIRSRLDHKFKEANQKGPLWDEVSRIMSEEHGYQRSGKKCREKFENLYKYYKKTREGKAGRQDGKHYRFFRQLEALYGDSNNLVPCPSHNTQFMSNALHGFHTQNGMNVTTTTSNIHNVDSVHGFHSQSLSLSNNYNSSELELMTSSSEGNDSSRRRKKRSWKNKIKEFIDVNMKRLIESQDVWLEKLTKVIEDKEEQRMMKEEEWRKSEAARIAKEHLFWSKERERMEARDVAVIEALQFLTGKTLIKPLCSSPEERINGSGSCWNEQEITKLMEIRTSMDSAFQEILGGCSDDFLWEEVAGKMAQLGFDQKSALLCKEKWEWISNGKKKMNKKRKDNSSSCGGYYPTTEENTIYNNQESGYNDNDQRHQMNEQGNVGSSTSNVNAAAGNPSGAMTANTNCFPFFMGDGDQNLWESYGLRLNKGENHE
- the LOC103850507 gene encoding trihelix transcription factor PTL-like isoform X1, translating into MDDHHPQYGVPELRQLMQGGGRATTTESPSTSSHFPSDFFGFNLAPAAPPPPPQHHRLHQFTTDQEMGFLPRGIHGLGGNSSTAGNNSNLNASSSGGAVGFSGFLDGGGFGGSSGGNGGGTGRWPRQETLTLLEIRSRLDHKFKEANQKGPLWDEVSRIMSEEHGYQRSGKKCREKFENLYKYYKKTREGKAGRQDGKHYRFFRQLEALYGDSNNLVPCPSHNTQFMSNALHGFHTQNGMNVTTTTSNIHNVDSVHGFHSQSLSLSNNYNSSELELMTSSSEGNDSSRRRKKRSWKNKIKEFIDVNMKRLIESQDVWLEKLTKVIEDKEEQRMMKEEEWRKSEAARIAKEHLFWSKERERMEARDVAVIEALQFLTGKTLIKPLCSSPEERINGNIEIQKNSENQNENESDQTMTNNVSIEGSGSCWNEQEITKLMEIRTSMDSAFQEILGGCSDDFLWEEVAGKMAQLGFDQKSALLCKEKWEWISNGKKKMNKKRKDNSSSCGGYYPTTEENTIYNNQESGYNDNDQRHQMNEQGNVGSSTSNVNAAAGNPSGAMTANTNCFPFFMGDGDQNLWESYGLRLNKGENHE